One part of the Capra hircus breed San Clemente chromosome 4, ASM170441v1, whole genome shotgun sequence genome encodes these proteins:
- the ATP6V1F gene encoding V-type proton ATPase subunit F, with translation MAGRGKLIAVIGDEDTVTGFLLGGIGELNKNRHPNFLVVEKDTTINEIEDTFRQFLNRDDIGIILINQYIAEMVRHALDAHQRSIPAVLEIPSKEHPYDAAKDSILRRARGMFTAEDLR, from the exons ATGGCGGGGAGGGGGAAGCTAATTGCGGTGATCGGAGACGAAGACACTGTGACTGGCTTCCTGCTGGGCGGCATAGGGGAGCTTAACAAGAACCGCCACCCTAATTTCCTGGTGGTGGAGAAGGATACTACCATCAATGAGATCGAAGACACTTTCCG gcagttTCTAAACCGGGATGACATCGGCATCATCCTTATCAACCAGTACATCGCAGAGATGGTGCGGCATGCCCTTGACGCCCACCAGCGCTCCATTCCGGCAGTACTGGAGATCCCATCCAAGGAGCACCCGTATGATGCTGCCAAGGACTCCATCCTGCGCAGGGCCAGGGGCATGTTCACTGCTGAAGACCTGCGCTAG
- the LOC106502056 gene encoding uncharacterized protein LOC106502056 codes for MSRQLSMDTVRQNFWKEEYLREKMLRCEWHHKYGSLVKAKQKAKAAARLPLKLPDLPPRAPLSPPPVPKAVPSRASSPALEAPIQSEMYPVPPATRALLYEGISHDFQGRYRYLSTRKLDMPEKRYLFPITTSFTYGWQLGPPVKQELVSCKMCRTDSFFRKNGAFALLDPRDLAL; via the exons ATGTCTCGCCAACTCAGCATGGACACAGTGCGGCAGAACTTCTGGAAGGAGGAATACCTGAGGGAGAAGATGCTGCGCTGCGAGTGGCACCACAAGTACGGGTCCCTGGTGAAGGCCAAGCAGAAGGCCAAGGCTGCAGCCCGCCTGCCGCTCAAGCTGCCAGACCTGCCCCCCAGAGCTCCACTCTCACCCCCGCCTGTCCCCAAAGCAGTTCCTTCCAGGgcctccagccctgccctggaGGCTCCTATTCAGTCAGAAATGTACCCAGTCCCGCCTGCCACCCGCGCCCTGCTGTACGAAGGCATCTCCCACGACTTCCAGGGCCGCTACCGCTACCTCAGCACCCGAAAACTGGACATGCCAGAGAAACGCTACCTCTTCCCCATCACCACCAGCTTCACATATGGCTGGCAGCTGG GCCCCCCAGTGAAGCAAGAACTGGTCTCCTGCAAGATGTGCCGCACTGATTCTTTCTTCCGCAAGAATGGGGCCTTCGCGCTACTCGATCCCCGGGATTTGGCCCTCTGA